The stretch of DNA GCCCTCGCGGCGGTCCTCGGTCGGGACCATGCGGTTGTAGGCCTCGATTTCCAATGCGAGGCCGTCCCGCAGCGACAATTGCAGGCCGCGATGGATCGACAGCTTTGCCTGGCGGACGGAGATCGGGGCATTGCGGGCGACGCGCGAGGCGGTCGCCAAGGCCGCCGGCAATAGTTCGGGTAGCGGAAAGACTTCGTTCACAAGACCCCAGGCCTGGGCTTCGGCCGCGGTGAACGGCTTGCCGGTCAGGATCAACTCCTTGGCGCGGCGCTCGCCGACGGCGCGTGGCAGGGTCTGTGTGCCGCCGCCGCCGGGCATGATGCCGAGCGTCACTTCGGTCAGGGCGAAACGAGCGCTATCAGCGGCGTAGAGGAAATCGCAACATCCCGCGATCTCGCAGCCGCCGCCATAGGCCGCGCCGTTGACGGCGCCGATGATCGGGACCGGGCAGTCGAGCAGCGCCCGCACCATCCGCTCGAAAATGACGTGCTGGCGCGTCCATGCCTCGTCGGTCATGCCGCGCCGTTCCTTCAGGTCGCCGCCGGCGCAGAACGCCTTGTCGCCGGCGCCAATCAGGACGATGCAGCGCAGGCTCTTCGGATCGAGCGCCGTATCCTCGAAATAGCGCACGAGGTCGCGGCCCATCTGGGTGTTGAGCGCGTTGGACGCGTCCGGCCGGTTGAGCCGGACAATCGTCACATGCTCGTCGACCGGCTCGACCGAAAGCGTCTCAAAACGGGGCGGGTTCGAACTCATATCGCCTCGCAGGAGAATCCGTTGCCAGCGCGTCGAATTTTTCCGACTGACGGCGAGGGGAAATGCGCGGTGCAGCACAGCGTATCGGTGTCGCAGTAGCGCTCCAGGAAGCCGCGCCGCGTCGCCGCCGACTGCGCCGGATCGACGTCGGGTTTGAAGGAGAGTTCGGGATAGCGTGCCTGCAGCGGCGAGTGCATCAGGTCGCCCGACACGACGGCCGCATCCCTTCCGCGGCCGAAAGCGAACGCGACATGCCCGGGCGTGTGGCCGGGCGTTGGCAGAACGCGCATGTGATCGCCGATTTCATGGCCGTTGCCAACGAACTCGGATCGCCCGGCTTCGACCACGGGCAGCACGCTGTCGGCGAAGGTGGGCACCGAAGCCTTCGCGTGTTGCTCGGTCCAATAATCGAATTCGGTCTTGCCGAACACGTAACGCGCGTTCGGGAACGTCGGCACCCAATAGCCGTTTTGCAGCCGCGTGTTCCAGCCGACGTGATCGGCATGCAGATGCGTGCACATCACGAAATCAATATCGTCGGCGGATAATCCCGCCACGGCCAGCGCGCGCATGTAGGTATCGTCGGTCTTCATATTCCACTTCGGAAATCTTGGCCGCGGCTTGTCGTTGCCGATGCAGCTATCGATCAGGATGGTGTGATGCGGCGTCTTGACGACATAGGACTGGAAGCACAGGATCAGCACGTCCTTGTCGTCGAGCGCGCCGGCCTTTTGCATCCACGCCCTGTTCTCCGCCAGCACTTCCGGCGTCAGGCCGGGCAGCATCTCCAGCGCCGGCAGGAAGGTGGTTTCCTGTTCGATGATGCGGTGGATGGTGAGGTCGCCGACGGTGAATTTGAGGCTCATGCTATTTCCCGCTTGATTAGCGCGTGTTGTTGTCGCGAACGGATGGAAGGATGTAGTTCGCCATCATGTCGAGCGCGCCGTCGCCCTGATACGGCCGAAAATAGAGGCCCGATGTCGTCATCACCACAAGGTCGCGGTCGGGCACGATGAAAATGCGCTGGCCGCCCGAGCCCATCGCCGCAATCCACTTCACTTCCTTCTCCTGCGCAATCGAACGTCCCATCCACCATTGCTGGCCATAGAAAAATAGACCACTGAAATAGCCGATCGCCTGAAAACGAGGCCGGACCGATTGCTCGATCCATTTGGCCGAGACGATCTGTTTTCCACCCCAGGCGCCGCGAGTGAGCACGAGCTGGCCGATCTTGGCGGCGTCGCGCGGCCGGAGACGGAGGCCGACGGCGGAGGCGATCTTCCCGTTCATTGGATAATTCTTCCACTCGAGATCGGTAATCCCAATGGCTCGAACAGAATCTCTCGCGCGAACGCTTCCAGCGGCTTGCCTGAAACGCGTTCGAGGATGTTGCCGAGCAGATCGGTCCCGCCGCCGTTATAGGTCCACAACGAGTCCGGCGGTTTTGCGATCGGCTTTGACAGGATATAGCGAATCGGGTCGCTCTCGCTGCCCAAATGCGGTTCGTCATTACTGGGATCGTTCCAGGCGCGGTTCTCGTCCCATTGCATGCCTGAGGACATTGTCAGCAAATGGCGCAACGTAACCTGGTCCCAGCCCGGCGATTTGACCGCGGCATATTCCGGAAAGAATTTGATGACGGGCTCGTCCGCGCTGGCGATCAGCTTGCGATCGATTGCGATGCCCACGAGTAGCGAGATCACGCTCTTGGACGCCGACCGCATGTCGTGCTTGGTCGTCGCATCATAGTCGTACTGTCCCGCAACGTCCCAGCGCTCGTCGGGACCGGAAAAATACTGCTCGAATACCAGCTTGCCGTGGCGCACGACGACCACAGCGTGAACGTTGGCCTGAATTTCCTTCAGGCGCGCAGCGATGGTGCACAGGCGCGGACCATCGAGGCCGACGCTTTCCGGCGTTGCGGTGGGCCAGCCGTCGCCGATGGAGGCTGGGCTGCCGCAGGCGAGGTTCCGCTGGCCGGTGGAGAATGCCTGTAGCTGGGCGGATGCGCCGGATGCGGCGAGCATGAAAACGCCAGCGAAGCCGAGGTGCCGCAATTTTTTGCCAACCTCGCGCATGCTGCCGTCTCCGTTGCTGTGGTTACGCCGGCGGCGGCACCGAGATTTTCACTGACGGCCGTTCCAGCATCTTCTGGTGGAAGGCGTCCAGCTTCGGATAGGCCTTGCGCCAGCCGCAATCGGCAAAGCGGAAATCCGCATATCCGAGCACGCAGACAAGGCCGATCTGGACGATGTTGAACGGTCCGGACAACACGTCGGGCTTGTTCTCGAACCGCGCCATGCCGGCCCAGGCTCGCTTCCAGTGGTCGTCGGACCACGCCTGCCAGCGCAGCGGCTCCGGCCGCACCATGCCTTCGTAGCGGCACAGCAGCATGGAATCGAGCATGCCTTGCAGCAGCGAATGATCGCTCTTGACCTTCCATCGGTCGGGACCGGAGGCAGGGATCAGCTTGCCGCCACCGGCGAGTTCATCGAGGTATTCGACGATGACATAGGAATCGAGGATGACATCGCCATTGTCAAGGATCAGCACCGGCAGCTTCTTCAGCGGCGTGATCTTCGAATATTCCTCGTTGGGCTGACCCGGCGCGACGGTGGCGGGGGTGAACTCGATCTTGTCGATCAGGCCGGTCTCGATCGCGGCGATGCGCACTTTTCGGGCGAACGGCGAGGCGGGGGAGAAGGTGAGTTTCATTTTTATTATTCCCTTGGGTTGTTTCCTCCGTCATGCCCGGGCTTGTCCCGGGCATCCACGTTCTTGCTGTCGATAGAAGGACGTGGATGGCCGGGACAAGCCCGGCCATGACGAGCTAGTGCGAAGATCGCCCAACGCCTCACGCCGCGATGATTTCCTGGCGCTGCTCGCCGAGGCCTTCGATGCCGAGCGTGACAACGTCGCCGACGTTGAGGAAGGTCGGCGGCTTCATGCCGAGACCGACGCCGGGCGGGGTGCCTGTCGTGACGATGTCGCCGGGCAACAGCGTCATGAACTGCGAGACATAGGAAATGCACTTCGCCATCGAGAAGATCATGGTCGAGGTGTTGCCGGTCTGGCGGCGCTGGCCGTTGACGTCGAGCCACATGCCGAGCTTCTGCACGTCAGGGATTTCGTCCTTGGTCGCGAGCCACGGGCCAACCGGGCCGAAGGTGTCGTGCGACTTGCCCTTGGTCCACTGACCGCCGCGCTCCTGCTGGAAATTGCGCTCGGAGACGTCGTTGCAGACGCAATAGCCGGCGACGTGGTTGAGCGCGTCGGCTTCCGAGACATACTTGGCGCGGGCGCCGATGATGGCGGCGATCTCGACTTCCCAGTCAAGCTTGGTGGAGCCGCGCGGCTTTTCGACCGCGTCGTTCGGACCCGACAGCGAGGTGTTGGCTTTGATGAAGAAGATCGGCTCGGTCGGGATCGGCGATCCCGTCTCCTTGGCGTGGTCGCTGTAGTTCAGGCCGATGGCGACGAATTTCGAGATGCCGGTGACCGGCGCGCCGAAGCGCTGTTTGCCGTCGACGGCGGGAAGTTTTGAGGGATCCAGCGCGGCGAGCTTGGCGAGCCCGGCCGGCGAATAGGCCTCGCCGTCGAGATCCCTGACCTGCGCCGAAAGATCGCGCAACTGGCCGGATTTATCGATCAGGCCGGGCTTTTCCGCACCCTTGGCGCCGTAACGTACAAGCTTCATTTTATCGCTCCCTGCGGGGGTTTCTTGGGATTTGTCGGGGAATTTCTGCCCTTCAGACGCTTCTTGGAACAGCGGGCGCGGAAATTCAACTGCCTAAAGCGCAGGGGAGGGTGGGCAAAGGCGCCCTTGCGCTGTTGCCCGCCATCTATCACCAGGCGCAATGTCGAAGCGTGGGCACGCCGACCCTCGGGCGCGCGTTCGCGCGAGCCGGTGGCTTTGCCTACCTACAGCGCCGCGAACCGGAAGGCGTCGCCATTGCGCTTGATATGGCCGGCACTGAAGTGTCCGCCGATCACCAGCGTCGGCGTGTCGGCGAAGCGCGAGAACAGCTCGCGACGGGTCACCACGGACTGGGCGGGATCGGAATCGGCCGTGGACGACCAGTCGAGATGAGCCATTTGGCAGGGATGGTGGGCAACGTCCCCTGTCAGCAGGGCTTCCTCGCCGTCCGACCTGATGTGGACACTCAGATGGCCGGGGCTGTGGCCGGGGGTCGGGATCAGGGTAATCTCGTCCGCAAGCCTGGCGTCGCTGGCGATGAGATCGGCCTTGTCGGCCTCCGCAATCGGCTTCACGGAATCGTTGAATACGGCGATCCTGTCCGGCGCGTCGCTGTGGTCGCGCCAGTGCTCGTATTCGGTCTTGCCGAACACGTAGCGCGCATTGGCGAAAGTCGGCACCCATTTGCCGTCGACCAGCCTCGTATTCCAGCCGACATGATCGACATGCAGATGCGTGCACAGCACGGTGTCGATGCTATCAGGGGCGAAGCCTGCCGCCGTTAACTTGTCGAGGAACGGATCCTTCCGGTTGTTCCAGGTCGGCACGTTGCGGCCCTGCTTGTCGTTGCCGAGCCCGGTGTCGACGATGATCCGGCGCGTGGGCGTCTCGACTAGGAACGAATGGATCGACATTTTCAGCCGGCCTTCCCCGGTTGCAGAATGCGGGATGAGCCACGGCAGTTTCTGTATTTCCTCGTTGGTCGCGAGCGGAAGGATGAAGCGGGTGCTGCCGACCGTCTCCATTTCGACGGCCTTCGTGATCCTGACCCTGCCCACGGTCCAGTGCATCCGGCGCTTCCTTATTGATGTTGGCCGCGAAGATGCTGGTTTCGGCGGCCGGGCGCAATGGATCATCTGGCGCGATGGAACGTTATAGCGATGTCACATGAGGAGCGCGCGATGCCGGAACTGGCGATTTCGACGGAAAAAGTCGGGTTTTTGATCGACAAGGCCCGGCAATTCGACATGAAAGAGGCGGTGTCCGATCCGGATTCCGGATCGAACGCTTCCGATGACGACGTGATCGACGTGCTGCAGGATAATGGGCAGGATCCGGTCTTCCGCGAGATCACCGGCTTCATCAACGCGCTTTCCGAAGACGAGCGGGTCGACCTCGTTGCCTTGATGCGGCTGGGTCGCGGCGACGCCAGCATCGAAGAATGGGGAGATCTGCGCGCGGAAGCCGCCGGCCAGCGCGAGCGCCACACTGCTCGCTATCTGCTGGGCGAGCCGATGCTGGGCGACCTGCTGGCGCAAGGGCTCGACGAGTTCGGCCTTACATGGACTGAGGAGCGAACCACCGCCGATTCCGCTAGCGTCAGCCAGCGGGACGAAGACGAGCGCAATCCACGATGACGGTACCGAGCTTGTCGCCTTTCTCCACCGCAAGATGCGCTTGCGCGGTGTCCGAGAGCGCAAACTGCGCCGCGACGTTGTGAATGCGCGGGCCCGCCGCCAGCCACTTTGAAATGTCCGCTTGCGCCGCCGCCAATAGCGGCCGCGGCAGCGCGAACAACACCAGCGCGCGCAGCGCGATGCATTTTTCCATCAGTTCGCGCATCGGCACGACGGGCGTGCGGTTGCCGTTGGTGGCGTAGACCGCGATCGTCGAATTCATGCCCATCAGTTTCAGCGTGGTCTCGATATTGCCGCCGAAATCGACATCGACGACGCGGTCGACGCCCGCTGCCCGGTGAAGGCCATCGCTTTGGCGACGACGTCCTCGGTCCTGTAGTTGACGACGAGATCGGCGCCGGCAAGCCGGGCCTGCTCGGCTTTGGCCGCCGAACTGACGGTCGCGATCACCTTGGCGCCGCCCCATTTGGCGAGTTGCACGGCATAGTGACCGACGGCGCCCGCGCCGCCGGTGACGAGTACCGTCTGTCCCACGATCGGGCCATCGCAGAACAGGCAGGTCCACGCGGTCATGCCGGGAATGCCGAGGGTAGCGCCTTCCGCAAACGAAAGATTGTCCGGCAGCGGCGTCACCAACTGTTCGGCGAGCGCAATATATTCAGCCGCCGTGCCGAACGCGCGGCCATTGCGCTGGCCGTTGAACAGCCAGACGCGTTGGCCGGCCTTGAGCCGCGTGACGCCGTCGCCGACCTGGTCGATGATCCCCGCGCCGTCGCTGTTCGGAATGACGCGCGGATATTCCATCGGCCGATAGCCGCCGCCGCGGCGGCCGACATCGGCCGGATTGACGCCGGACGCCTCAAGGCGCACCCGGACTTCGCCCGGGCCGGCCATCGGAGTCGGCATCTCGCCATAGGTCAGCACCTCGGGCGCGGGGCCCGCTCGCTCGTACCCAACTGCCTTCATAGCGTGCCCGGAAACGCGCCGCCGTCGAGCAGGATGTTCTGCCCGGTGATGTAGCCGGCCTTGGCGCCGCACAGGAACGCACAGGCATAGCCGAACTCATCGGGCTCGCCGAACCGTCCGGCCGGATTTTGCTTGGCGCGCTCGGCAAACACCTGGTCCGCCGTGATGCCGCGCTTCTCGGCTTCCGCCTTGCCCACACCGCGGAGGCGGTCGGTGTCGAACGGTCCCGGCAGCAGCGCATTGATGGTGACGTTGCTGATCACGGTCTTGCGCGACAGCCCGGCGACGAAGCCGGTGAGGCCGGCACGCGCGCCGTTGGAAAGGCCGAGAATATCGATCGGCGCCTTCACCGCGGCGGAGGTGATGTTGACGATGCGGCCGAATTTCCGCGCCATCATGCCGTCGACCGTCGCCTTGATCAGTTCGATCGGCGTCAGCATGTTGGCGTCGATCGCCTTGATCCAATCGTCGCGGGTCCAGTTCCGGAAATCGCCGGGCGGCGGGCCGCCGGCATTGTTGATCAGGATATCCGGATCGGGACAGGCTTTCAGCGCGGCCTCGCGCCCGGCCGGCGTGGTGATGTCGCCGGCGACTTCCGTGACGGTGACGGTCGGATAGGCTTTGCGGATTTCGTCGGCGGTCTTTTTCAGTGCCTCGGCGCCGCGCGCAGTCAGCGTGACATGCACGCCTTCATTGGCCAGCGCCATGGCGCAGGCGCGGCCCAGGCCCTTGCTCGATGCGCAGACGATGGCGCGGCGGCCTTTGATCCCAAGATCCACTGTTTCTCTCCCGTTAGGTCAGGTGATTTTCTGAAAGTCGGATGGGACCACTCTAGCCAAGTCGAGCGGCCCTGATAAGAGAGCGGCTACCGCCGAAACGCATATCAGGGAGACCGCGCCGATTACACGCCGATTATATGTGCCGGTCTTTCTTCAGGCGGTCGATCGCAGCCACGAGATCCGGCGGAAGGGACTTGACGCCCAATTGCCCGGCGGCCGATAGCATAGGCCGCAACCGCGAACCGGTCATGAACGCCGGCTGCAGGTTTGTCGGCACAAGCTGGTCGAAAATCAGTACAACCGTGATCGCGATCAGGCCGACGCGCACTGCGCCAAGGGCGGCGCCGCCAAGGCGGTCTCCGATGCCGGTTTGCGGTCCAATGATGTCGTCGAGAGCCAAGCAGGTCAGCTTTCCGAGCACCATACCGATGACCAGAAAAGCTCCGAAGAACAGCGGCGAATTCTGCGCAAACGGCAAGGCATGCTGGCCGTCGAGCTGCGGCGATACCAGCGGCACCAGCCCTATCGCAATCGGCATCGCGGCGATATAGGCCAAAATCGCAATTGCGCTGCGCAATAGCCCGGTATTGAAACCGATGACCACGGCAATAATCAGTCCGAGATAGACGACGGTATCGAAACTGTTCATGGGGAAAACTCCACCCGGTTTCGATACCGATGCTTCGTCAATGAATCGGCGCCGCGATTGCTAAAATCGTCTGTATCAACCAAAGCGTGCCTGAACTCCGACGTCAGTCCGTAGCCCCGTTGGCTCCTCGCAATGACGGGTGCAAAAAATCAATTCGCCCGCAGCTCCGCTTTGATCATGTCGGCGGCCTTTTCGCCGATCATGATGGTCGGCGCATTGGTGTTGCCGCCGATCAGCGTCGGCATGATGCACGCATCGACTACGCGCAATCCTTCGACACCATACACTTTGAGCTTCGGATCGACCACGGCCATCGGATCGTTCACACCCATCATGCAGGTGCCGACCGGGTGATAGACGGTGTCGACACGGGCGCGCAGGAGGTCGCGGATGTCGTCATCGCTATGCACGCCTGCCGTGAACATCTCCTTCTTCTGCAACGCGCGCAGCGCCGGCGTCTCCATCAGCCGCCGCGTGGTCTTGAAGCCCGCAACCATGGTTTCCAGATCATCCGCCTCGCCGAAGAAGTTCGGGTCGATCACCGGCGCTGCGAACGCATCGGCACTTCCAAGCGAAACGCTGCCGCGGCTCTTCGGCCGCAGCAGGCAGACATGGCAGGTAAAGCCGGTGCCGCGATGGCGCTTGCGGCCGTGATCGTCGGCGAGCGCCATGCCGAAATGAAGCTGGATATCGGGGATGTCGAGATCGGGCCGGGTTTTCAGGAAGCCGCCGCATTCGGCGAAATTGGACGTCATCGGTCCGGTGCGTTCGCGGCGATACTGGCCGATGGCCCGCAACAGCCGCGGCAGGGCTTTAAGCGAAATGCCGTTGAAGTTGGGATTGTCGGACATGTAGCCGAACACGAAATCCGGATGGTCCTGCAGGTTCTGTCCGACGCCGGGCAGATGATGCACGGTGGCGATGCCGTGCTTGCCGAGCGCTGCGCAGTCGCCGATGCCCGAGAGCAAAAGCAACTGCGGGGTCTGGAACGCGCCGGAGGACACGATCACCTCGCGCCGCGCGCGAATTTGTTTGAGCTCCTTGCCCTGCCGGTATTCGACCCCGACCGCGCGCTTGCCTTCGAAGAGGATGCGGGTGGCGTGGGCATGCGTCTCGACGCGCAGATTGGCGCGGTTTGCCATGTGTGGGTGGATATAGGCGCGCGCGGCGCTGCAACGCTCGCCGTTCTTCTGCGTCAGTTGATAGATGCCGAGGCCCTCGTGCTCGTCGGCGTTGAAATCCTCGCGCAGGCGGAACTGCGCTTCCTGGGCGGCCTGCAGGAAGATCTGCTGCACCGGATTTCCGGTGCGCGACTTGTTGACGGCGAGCGGGCCGCCCTTGCCGTGATACTCGCCGTCGAAATCGGAATTGTCTTCGGCCCGCTTGAAGTAGGGCAGCACGTCGGCGAACGACCAGCCGGCATTGCCGAGCGAGGCCCATTGATCGTAGTCGGCGCGGTGGCCGCGGATATAGACCATCGCGTTGATGGCCGAAGAGCCGCCGAGCCCCTTGCCGCGCGGCTGATAGCCGATGCGCCCGTTGAGACCCTTCTGCGGCACGGTGTTGAAGGCCCAGTTGTTGACGTTGCCGGCGACCATCAGCACCAGCGCAAAGGGTGTCGTCACCACCCAATTGTCGTTCCTGCCACCGGCATCCAGCAGCGCCACCGAAATGTTCGGATCCTCCGACAGCCGCCCGGCCACCGTGCAGCCGCCGGAGCCGCCGCCCACCACCACGAAGTCGAATGTATCAGTCACGCGCATCCCCCCGATTTTTTGTTCTGGCGGGGCCTGCCTGGCCACGCTTTTGGGGGCCAAAACTCCGCTTTTGCGACGTTTAAGGCAAGGGTGGTTCCATGAGGCGGTTTTGGCCTCTCAAACCCTCGTTTTTGCTGTCATAAAATCCTCAAAAGCGGGACCTTGCCCCTTTCCAAAGCAGGGCGACGTTGATACATACCCCTCGCGCCCGATGGCTTCGGCCCGGGTCGCCTTCTCAGGAAGCCTCGGGACGGGATCGATCGGCGCCATCTGGCGTTCGCCGGGATCGTTTCGGCACCGGCTTTTCGAAGGCGTGCAACGGTTTAACGCGGGGTGGAGCAGCCCGGTAGCTCGTCAGGCTCATAACCTGAAGGTCATAGGTTCAAATCCTATCCCCGCAACCAAGAGTCGATTAAGCCCTTGAAATCATCGTGGTTTCGAGGGCTTATTTTTTTCTAGTGCTGCTTGAACCCGCAACCAATTGATCTGCGACGTTGCCACGTTCTGGTGTGCTGGATCGCATTTTGGCGTCGCGCGAACTTTGCGCGCTTCGGCTTGATTGGAAACTACTGCGTTATCAGATCATGCCAAGTTTGCGACATGGGTAGCGCGGTTCAACCCGGCTGGATGCATTACTTATTTAGATAGTTGTCGCACGTCGATCAGAGCCGGCTCCGGAAATCTGCACAGTGCGATAAGTGGAGTTTCTGCCTGACGGCGGGCAAGATTGTCCCGCGAATCAGGAGAGACGATGACGAGACGAGCGCGCCGGAACCACACACCGGCTTTCAAGGCGAAAGTGGCGCTGGCCGCGGTGAAGGGCGATCGAACACTGGCTCAATTGGCGGAGCAGTTCGACGTGCATCCCAATCAGATCACGTCGTGGAAAGCCCAGCTTGAGGGCGGGGCCGCCGATGTGTTCGGTCCAGGGGGCGGCAACGCCATGGCGCTACCGGCCGTCGATGTGAAGTCGCTGCATGCCAAGATCGGGGAGCTGACGCTGGAGAACGATTTTTTAGAAGGAGCGCTCACCAAGGCGGGATTGCTGAGCGCAAAACGATGATCGACCGTGAGCACGATCTTTCGATCACCAGGCAGGCGGAAGTTTTGAAGATCAGCCGTGGCAGTGTCTATTACCTGCCGCGTCCGGTGTCGCCCGACGACCTCGCGATCATGCTGCGGCTCGACCGGCTGCATCTGGAGTTTCCTTTCGCCGGTTCGCGGATGTTGAGAGGCCTGCTGGCTGCCGAGGGGTGCAAGATCGGCCGCCGGCATGTCAAGACGCTCATGCGGAAGATGGGGATAGAGGCGCTCTATCGCCGTCCGCGCACCACCAAGCCCGAACCTGGTCACAAGATCTATCCGTATCTGCTGCGGGGCATGGAGATCACGCGCCCGAACCAGGTCTGGGCAATGGACATAACGTATATCCCGATGGCGCGTGGCTTCGTGTATCTCACCGTCGTGCTGGACTGGGCGACCCGCCGGGTTCTGTCGTGGCGGCTGTCGATCACGATGGAGGCGGCATTCTGCGTCGAGACGCTGCATGACGCCATGGCTCGCCACGGCAAGCCGGAGATCTTCAACACGGATCAGGGCTCGCAGTTCACCGGCTCGGCCTTCACCGGCGCGCTCGCCAGCAACGGTATCGCCATCAGCATGGACGGCAAAGGAGCATGGCGGGACAACGTGTTCGTCGAGCGGCTGTGGCGCAGCGTCAAATACGAGGAGGTTTACTTGCGGGCCTACGATAGCGTGTCCGACGCCCGCGCCTCGATCGGCCGATACCTCGACTTCTACAATGGCCGGCGTCCACATTCGAGCCTTGACGGCAGTACACCGGATCAAGCCTACTTCAACTCGCTGCCGCTCCGCACGGCAGCCTAACCCCGGCAGAGGCTCCACTTATCGACGCGGAGATTCTGTTCAGACAATCGGGACCAGCTCAATCGTGCGTGCTGTCGCCTGGACCGTGATTTCGAAGTGGTCCGTCTGCACGATATCTACGATGTTGCGCGGTCTATGCGCGACGACGTTGATTCCGGTGCGACGCCGTAGGCTGTCGTAGAGCAGCCCCGCACCACCTGACGCGCGAATATGCTCGCCAAGCTCCTGCGAAGCATCATAACGCTCGCTCGCATACACATCGGGCCGTGCTGGTTGCTGCCCTGTGATGTCGAGATAATCCCCTAGCAGCGTAGCGGTGTATGCCCTGTAGGTCCGGCTCATCGTGGCCGCGTTGCGAGCAGCCGCTTCGCGCCGCAGGTGGTGACCGACCTCGGCAGCCGCCGTGCGAATATCATCGGTCGCATACCAGGCGCCAAGCTCCGGTCCGTTGAATCTCATTCCGCCGGGAGCGACGTGGAGAAAGGCAGCCATGACGATGCTGGAGTTGGGGGCGCCATATACCCATTCGCTCTGCGGTAGCCGATCGATACGTTCGGCCACGAGACGGTCGTTCGT from Bradyrhizobium sp. AZCC 1693 encodes:
- a CDS encoding GMC family oxidoreductase; this translates as MTDTFDFVVVGGGSGGCTVAGRLSEDPNISVALLDAGGRNDNWVVTTPFALVLMVAGNVNNWAFNTVPQKGLNGRIGYQPRGKGLGGSSAINAMVYIRGHRADYDQWASLGNAGWSFADVLPYFKRAEDNSDFDGEYHGKGGPLAVNKSRTGNPVQQIFLQAAQEAQFRLREDFNADEHEGLGIYQLTQKNGERCSAARAYIHPHMANRANLRVETHAHATRILFEGKRAVGVEYRQGKELKQIRARREVIVSSGAFQTPQLLLLSGIGDCAALGKHGIATVHHLPGVGQNLQDHPDFVFGYMSDNPNFNGISLKALPRLLRAIGQYRRERTGPMTSNFAECGGFLKTRPDLDIPDIQLHFGMALADDHGRKRHRGTGFTCHVCLLRPKSRGSVSLGSADAFAAPVIDPNFFGEADDLETMVAGFKTTRRLMETPALRALQKKEMFTAGVHSDDDIRDLLRARVDTVYHPVGTCMMGVNDPMAVVDPKLKVYGVEGLRVVDACIMPTLIGGNTNAPTIMIGEKAADMIKAELRAN
- a CDS encoding IS3 family transposase (programmed frameshift), giving the protein MTRRARRNHTPAFKAKVALAAVKGDRTLAQLAEQFDVHPNQITSWKAQLEGGAADVFGPGGGNAMALPAVDVKSLHAKIGELTLENGFFRRSAHQGGIAERKTMIDREHDLSITRQAEVLKISRGSVYYLPRPVSPDDLAIMLRLDRLHLEFPFAGSRMLRGLLAAEGCKIGRRHVKTLMRKMGIEALYRRPRTTKPEPGHKIYPYLLRGMEITRPNQVWAMDITYIPMARGFVYLTVVLDWATRRVLSWRLSITMEAAFCVETLHDAMARHGKPEIFNTDQGSQFTGSAFTGALASNGIAISMDGKGAWRDNVFVERLWRSVKYEEVYLRAYDSVSDARASIGRYLDFYNGRRPHSSLDGSTPDQAYFNSLPLRTAA
- a CDS encoding RES family NAD+ phosphorylase, with the translated sequence MTDAFAPSPRPAHRLIPSQFPPIGLFDTVATAADLSAVMELVGWTNDRLVAERIDRLPQSEWVYGAPNSSIVMAAFLHVAPGGMRFNGPELGAWYATDDIRTAAAEVGHHLRREAAARNAATMSRTYRAYTATLLGDYLDITGQQPARPDVYASERYDASQELGEHIRASGGAGLLYDSLRRRTGINVVAHRPRNIVDIVQTDHFEITVQATARTIELVPIV